The DNA region AGACAGATTTCAGAATACCTCGTTCCATACAACTTTATACTGCCGCCCATCCCGCTGAGCGTGGCCGGTCTCATTCCACTCGCCACCGACGATCTCGGTGACGGTCGACGACTTCCGCCGGACCACGTCGTCGCTCTCGTCGAATAGCACGAACGCGTACCAGGCGGTTTGCCCCTCTGCGCCTTCCGCCGCCGTCAGCGAGCGGTGTTGGTCCTCCCACAGCCTGAACCGGCCTGCAGCGCCGCTCGCGAGCGTTTCGTGAATCCAAGCGATTACCAAGGCATACACTTGAGTAGCTGGTCGACGAAATTCCCGAGCTATGAACGGCATAGCCGGAAAATCGGCACTCGTCACCGGAGCGGGGTCGGGCATCGGACGCGCCTCGGCACTCCGATTCGCCGAGGAGGGCGCGAACGTCGTCGTCGCGGACATCGACACCGAGGGCGGACGGGAGACCGTCGACCTGATCGAGGATGCCGGCGGGGACGCGACCTTCGTGGAGGTCGACGTGTCGGACACCGAGTCGGTCGAGCGGATGGTCGACACCGCCGTCGAGACCTACGGCGGGCTCGACTTCGCGCACAACAACGCGGGCATCCTCACCGACTTCGTGGAGACCACGGGCATCAACGAGGCCAACTGGGACCGGATCGTCGACATCAACCTCAAGGGGATCTGGTCGTGCATGAAGGCCGAACTCCCCGTCGTCGAGCACGGGGACGGCGGCGCCATCGTCAACACCGCCTCCGAGGCCGGGCTGGTGGGGATGGGCGGGCTCTCCAGCTACTCGGCCACCAAACACGGCGTGGTCGGGCTGACGAAGTCCGTCGCGCTGGAGTACGCCGAGCGCGGAGTCCGCGTCAACGCCATCGCCCCCGGACCGACGAAGACCAACATCCAGTCGGGGATCCTCGGCGACACCGGCGGGTCGGGGATACTCGGCCGGGTCCGCTCTATCGTTCAGATGGTCAAGATGGCGCTCTGGAGCCTCCGCGCCGACTTCGACACGTCCGCGATGCGGGACGTGCCGATGGGCCGGATCGCCGACCCCGAGGAGATGGCCGGCGCGGTCGCCTTCCTCTGCTCGGCCGACGCCTCCTACATCACCGGGACGACGATCCCCGTCGACGGCGGCCAGGCGGCCGACTGAGCGGCGGCCGAGCGGTGATCGACCCTCGTTGGAAGGTGACCAGGGTACAGCCCAGTCAGAACGGGTACTCGCGGGGCTCGCGCTGCAGCGACACCCACTTCGTCTCGGTCACCTGCTCCAGGATGGTCCCGTCGTTGTACCCGCCCATGCCGGAGGCGCGGGTCCCGCTGAATGTGACGTGGGCCTCGTCGTTGATCGGCTGGTCGTTGACGTGGACCTGACCCGTCTTCATGCGGTCGGCGATGTCCATCCCGGTCCCGAGGTCGCCGGCGTGGACCGACCCGGCGAGGCCGTACTCGGTGTCGTTGGCGATCTCGACCGCCTCGTCGATATCGGAGAAGGGGATGACCGGCGCGATGGGGCCGAAGTGCTCGTTGCACGCGGCGGCCATGTCGTTGGTCACGCCCGAGAGGACGGTCGGCCGGACGACCAGCGAGTCGTCGACGCCCTCCAGGTCGGCCGTCTCGCCGCCCGTCTCCAGGGTCGCGCCGGCGTCGACGGTCTCCTCGACGTACGCCAGCATCTCGTCGCGCTGGGACTCGTCGATGATCGGGCCGACGATGGTGTCCTCGTCGTGAGCGCTGCCGACCGGGAGCGACTCGGCGCGGTCGACCAGGGCGTCGACGTACTCGTCGTATACGTCCTCGTGGACGACGTGGCGGTTGATCGAGATGCAGACCTGGCCCTGGTGGACGAACGAGCCGAACGTAGCGCTGTCGACGGCGCGGTCGATGTCCGCGTCGGCGGTCACGATGTGGGCGTTGTTCCCGCCGAGCTCCATCGCCTGGGCGGAGAGGTTCTCGGCGGCGGTCGCGGCGACCTGCCGGCCGACCGGCGTCGAGCCCGTGAACGCGACCATGTCGCTCTCGGGGTGGCCGGCGACGCGGTCCCCGATGTCCGAGCCGCTGCCCGTGACGACGTTCAGCAGTCCGTCGGGCAGGCCCGCGTCCTCGAAGATCTTCGCGAACAGCAGCCCGCCCGTGATCGGCGCGTTCGACGACGGTTTGAGCACGACCGCGTTGCCCGCCGCGAGGGCGGGCGCGACCGCGCGCATGGAGAGGTTGAGCGGGAAGTTCCACGGCGAGATCACCGTCACGACCCCGCGGGGGACGCGCTCGACGCGGTTGTCCTTCCCGGGGACGTTCGAGTCCGCGAGCTCGCCTTTCATCCGCCGGGGCATCGTCGCCGCCTCGCCCATCTGGTCCGCGGCGATCCGCAGCGACGTCTCGCCCATGATCTGCGACCCGCCCACCTCGGCGGCGAGCAGTTCCGCGATCCCCTCGCTGTGAGCCTGCATCGCCTCCAGGGCGTCCTGGACGAGCGTCTCCCGGCGCCCGGGCGGCGCCTCGGCCCACTCCGACTGCGCCTCGGCGGCGGCCTCGTAGGCGGCTTCCACGTCGGCCTCGCCGGCGGCGGGGACCGTCGCCACCTGCTCGCGGGTCGAGGGGTCCTCGACCGCGATGGTCTCGTCGCTCTCGGCGGCCGTCCACTCGCCGTCGACGTACAGTGCGTTCCAGTCGTCGTCGATCGCGTAGCTGTCGGGCACGAGTGTCTCGGCTAGGGAATTCGGACCGAAAAGGGGCGAGGACCCGGGCGGTGCTGCCGGTTCCCGTCGCAAACGCAGGCGACCGGCGAGCGAACGGCTTGAAGTCGCCGGTACTCCTACCACAGGACGGATGTTCCACGCGAGTCCTCGGACTCCGGTCGACACGACGGAGGCGCGGAGATGACCGGGCCGCATCAGGACCGGCCGCTCGTCACCGCCGGCGCGCCCCTCTCGGTCGCCGGAGCGGCCGCCGTCCTCGTCCACGGCCGCGGCGGGAGCGCCGACGGGATGGTCCGACTCGCCGACGAGTTCTACCGCCACGGCCTCGCGCTGGTCGCGCCCGCGGCCCGGCGCAACCGGTGGTACCCCAACTCGTTTCTCGCACCCCGCGAGGCCAACGAGCCCGAGCTCTCGTCGGCCCTGCAGGCGGTCGCCGACGCGGTCGAGACGGTCCGCGAGGCGGGCGTCCCGAGCGAGCGGACCGTCGTCCTCGGGATCTCCCAGGGCGCCTGCCTCGTCGCGGAGTTCGCCGCGGGGAATCCCCAGCGGTACGGCGGCGTCGTCCTCGCCAGCGGCGGGCTGATGGGCCCCGAGGTCGGCCAGTACGAGGGCAGTCTCGACGGGACGCCGGTGCTCGTCGGCGGCCACGAGGGCGACCCGGCGGTCCCGGTCGACCGCGTCCGCGAGACGGCCGCGGTCTTCGAGTCGCTCGGCGGCGACGTGCGGATCCGCATCGAACCGGGCGACGACCACGGGATCACGGACGCCGAACTCGCGGCGGTCGGCGACCTGGTCGAGGACCTGCTGGCCGACGGGGGCGACGAGCCGCCGGACCCGTGACCGGGCTCGTCCCCGACCCCGGTCGCGGCGGAGCGGCCGGGGGTTGAGTGTGCCTGCAGAGGGGGTATCGTGGTCGGCACCGAACCGGGGGCAATGCCAGCGGACATCCCCGGGATCCACCACGTGACGGCCATCTCCAGCGACCCCGGCCGTACCCACCGCTTTCTCACCGAGACGCTGGGGTTACGACTGGTGAAACGCAGCGTCAACCAGGACGACGTGTCGGTGTATCACCTCTTCTACGGCGACCGGAGCGGGTCCCCCGGAACGAGCATGACGTACTTCCCGTACACGGACGCCCAGCCCGGCCGCGTCGGCACGGGCCAGGTGACGACCGTCCAGTTCACGATCCCCGCCGGGTCCGTCGAGTACTGGACCGACCGCCTCGACTCGGAGGGCGTCGCCCACGGTCCGCCCCGCGAGCGCTTCGGCGACACCGTGGTCACCTTCGAGGACCCCGACGGGCTCCCGATGGAACTCGTCGCACGCGCGGACGCGCCCGACGGCGACCCGCCGGACGGTCCCGTCCCGGACCAGCACGCCGTCCGCGGCTTCTTCGGGGTGACGCTCTCGCTGGCGACCGCCAGCGGCACGGGGAGCCTGCTCAAGACGATGGGGTTCCAGCCGACCCGCAGCGAGAAACACCGCCAGCGGTTCCGCGCCGGCGGCGACCTGGGCGCCGTCGTCGACGTGCTGGAGGACCCCGAGGCCCCGCGCGGCGAGGCGGGCGCCGGCACGGTCCACCACGTCGCCTTCCAGGTCTCCGACGCCGAACAGGCACAGTGGCACGACGCCCTCGTCGAGCGGGGGCTCCGCCCAACCCAGATCATCGACCGCAAGTGGTTCCGGTCGATCTACGCCCGCACCGAGGGCGGCGTCCTCTTCGAGTTCGCCACCAAGTCGCCCGGCTACACCGTCGACGAGAGCGTCGACGAACTCGGCGAGCACCTCGTGCTCCCCGAGTGGCTCGAGGACCGCCGCGCCGAGATCGAGGCGAACCTGCCCGAGCTGCCGAGCGCACCCCGCGAGGCCTGAGCGGGACCGCGCGGCGCCACCCGGACCGCGAACGACGGCCACTCCCTGCGGAGGGTCACTCGCCGTCGAACGGCGGCAGTTGCCCCTCGATCATCCCGCGGTCCTCCTCCAGCCACGGCGGGAGGACGAGGTCACTGCCGGGGTCGGGTTCACGCTCGGCGACGCCGAGTCCCGGTCGCTCGGTCGCCAGTTCGAACAGGATCCCGCCGCCGTCGCGGACGTACAGCGACTCGAAGAAGTGGCGTTCTTTCACTCGCGACACGTCGAAGCCCCGCTCGTCGAGTAGCTCGCGCCACTCGCGCAACTGCTCGCCGCTCTCGACGCTCAGCGCGACGTGGTGGATCGACCCCCGCCCCTCCTTGCCGTACGCGGCGTCGTCGGTCAGCAGGTCGACCGTCGACTCGCGGCCTCCGGGCAGTCGATAGCGGACGAGGTCGTCGCGCTCGGCGACGATCTCGAACCCGAAGGTGTCCAGCAGGCTCGCGGTGACGTACGGGTCCGCGGAGCGGACGGCGACGCCGCGGACGCCGCGGACCGCGTGTTCGGCGGGGATCGCACCGTCCGGCTGGCCGCCGGTCCAGGGGTGGTCGGCCTCCGCGTCGAGGTCGGTCGGCGCGGCATCGCCCTCCGGGACACCGACGAGTTCCAGTGAGGTGCCGTCGGGGTCCTCGAAGGTCAGGACGGGCTCGCCGAACCGTTCGCCCCGGTCGACGGCCACGCCGCGGTCGGCCAGCCGGTCGGCCCAGTAGTCGACGGAGCCCGCGGGGATCCGCAGCGCCGCGCTCGTGATGTCGGGTTTTCCGATCCGACCCGGTTCCTCCCGCGGGTAGGTGAAGAAGGTGAGCACCGAGCCGGGGGTCCCGCGCTCGTCGCCGTAGTAGAGGTGGTAGACGAACGGCTCCTCGAAATTGACCGTCCGCAGGAGAAAGCGCAGTCCGAGCGTCTCCGCGTAGAACCGCCGGTTCTCGCCGGGGTCGCCCGCGACGACCGACACGTGATGGACGCCGAGCGTGTCCGAGAGCACTGCCGGCGGTAGGGGCCGCGCCGGGATAAGCCTGTCAGCGGCGGACGACCGGACGAGGGCCGAACCAGCCGGTCACTCGTGGCGCTCGCCGGCTTCGACCGTCGTCTCCAGCCAGTTCTCCTCGGGCGGGTACGGACAGGAGAAGGTGTCGCTGAACGCGCAGAACGGGGAGTACGCGAGGTTGAAGTCGACCGTCACCTCGTCGCCGTCTTCGAGGTCGCGGTCCGGTTCCAGTTCCATGTAGCGGCCGCCGTGGTAGGTCGCCTGGCCGGTCGTCTTGTCGCGGAACGGGACGAAGATGGACTCGTCCTCGGGCTGTTGCCGGTACCCGTGGAGTTCGCGAGTCTCCCCGTCGAGTTCGAACGCGAAGGTGACCACGCGCTCGTAGCGGACCGTCCGACCGTCGGAGGTCTCCATCTCGACGGGGTCGGGCTGGTCGTGGACCGTCACCGTCGCGTCGACGCGGTAGTCGGGGTCGGGCTCGAAGTAGTCCAGCCCGTCGAAGTCCTCGCGCTCGCCCGGCGGGATCGGCGACTGGGGGTGCTCGGCCAGGAACTCGTCCTTCTCGGCGCGGTTCGCCCGCAACTGCTCGGCCCACTCGTCTGTCTCGCTCATGGCCCGGGATTGCCGCCCCGGCGGTTTGAGTCCGGCGGTCACGGTCGCTCGATATCTGTCCGACCGATCCCGCACGACGGCGTCTGTGATAGCCCCGCGACGGCCCGAACACGCTCCGGGGCGCACACCTTTTTCTCGGTCGACCGCGAGGGGGCGGGTATGAGCGAGATCGACCTCGACCTCCAGACGGTCGAGGAGGAACTGACCGACGAGGAGGAGGGCGACGACGGGGGCGGCCGGGTCGTCCTCGGCGTGCTCGACGGGACGACCCCCGACGAGGAGTGGGCCGAGATCGTCGAGGACGGCGGGACGCTCGTGCTCTCCATCGAGGGGGACGTGAACGAACTCGCGGCGGGGTTCGCCCGCGACGTGCGCGAACTCGACGGCGACCTCATGCAGTTCCGCGGGTTCCTCGTGGTGACGCCGCCCGGCGTCGGCATCGACACGAGCCGGCTGGACTGAGTGGGGTCGACGCCAGCAGTCCGTCGAGACCAGACGCCCCAACTCGTCGGTATCGGCGCTTATGTGGCCGGCGGGCCAACAGTGGGGTATGCCGATGAAAGGCTCCGGACAGGCGGCGTCGTGGCGGGAGATCGACCAGTGGGAGGGCGGCACCGGCTGGATCGCCTACCCCGACGAGGAGATGCAGCGGGCGAGCCACGCGCTGGTCTCCGACGGCGACGTGTGGCTCGTCGACCCCGTCGACTGCGACGGGCTGGACGAAACCCTCGCAGAGTACGGCACCGTCCGGGGCGTCGTCCTCCTGCTGGACCGCCACAAGCGCGACGCCGACGCGCTCGCGCGCCGCCACGAGGTGCCGGTGTACGTCCCCGAGTGGATGAGCGGCGTGCGCTCGGAGCTCTCGGCGCCCGTCGACCTGATCCGGCGGAGCCTCCCCGACAGCGGCTACGATCTGCACAAGCTCGTCGACAACCCGGTCTGGAAGGAGGGCTTCCTCTACGACGAGGACTCGAAGACGCTGGTCGTCGCCGAGGCGGTCGGCACCTCGGCGTTCATGCGCACGAGCGACGAGCGACTCGGCGTCCACCCCGCGCTCCGGCTCAAACCGCCGAAGGCGCTCGGTCGCTACTCGCCCGACCGGATCCTGGTGGGCCACGGCGAGGGCGTCATGGAGGGCGCGGCCGAGGCGCTGACCGACGCGCTCGACGGGTCGCGCAAGCGGACGCCGCGGCTGTACGCCCAGACCGCCCGGGAGTTCCTGTTTTGAGCCAGGTCCGTGCCGAAGCTCGACGGTGCTGGGAGGGGAACGAGGAGCGCCGCGAGCGACGGAGTTTTGCCCCGGGCGGCGAATAACCCACCGTGGTCTACGCGACGCGGGGGCTGGTCGAGTCGTGTCTCAGGTTCGCCAGGGAGTCCGACCCGGACCCGGTGACCATCTCGCTGTCCGTGACGCCCGCCGGGGAGCTGCCGGGCGCGGACCTCCCGCCGGAGACGCCGGTGTTCACGCACTTCTACTACCCGGACTCGGCGGGGTCGGTCAACTTCGTCTTCGGCGTCGACATGGGGACGCCGGTCGGCCAGACCCAGGCGCGGTTCGTCTCCCACCCCAACGGGGAGCTGCGCGTCCGCCAGCGCGACGACTTCCACGAGCGCATCTTCGTCGCCGTCCCGCCGTGGGACGAGGGGTCGGTGGCCGTCTTCGACCGCCGCGGCGAAGAGCAGCCGCTGGAACTGCTCGACGTGGAACCGCCCGAGGAGTTCCCCGAGTGACCGCTCGTCGGCGCACCCGCCGTGCGGTCGGACCGCCGTTCAGTCCAGGTACCCCAGGTCTTCGAGCTGGTCGGCGATCTCGGAGAACTCCGCCTCGGTCAGCTCGCCCTTCTGCTGGTTCTGGATGACGATGCTCCGGAGCAGGAACCGGACCAGGTCGCTCGTCGACGAGAAGCTCGTCCCCTCGATGGTCTCCTCGACGCGGTCGGCCAGGTCCTTCGGGATCGAGACGGTGGTGTAGTCGGTCATACCGTGCGGATGGGGAGGGGCGGGGTTAGTCGTTGTGGCTGGCCCTGAACGACGTACCCGCTCCCCGTCGACGATACCGGACGTTCGAATGCTCAGAGCAGGTGAAGCACGTATCGTTCAGAACAGTATACACACCCCCTAATGTCGTAGAAGAAATTATTGTCGTATGGCTAGAAATGCGAGCGAATGAACTTCCGGGAGGCGACAACAAGTGATACGAGGGTGATGTCTCGTATTCAGCGGGAAGCACTACTGGAACGTGCCGAGGGGAGGTATTCGCCCGATCAGCTCCGCCACATGGTTGCAGCGGAATCTGACCGCGAAATAGTTCCTGAAAAGCGAGTCAGTTCGGAAGAAAATAGATACGTGATCGTAGAGGATGAAGGGAATCCTGTTGGGTACGGCGGAATCAGTATCGGTGAAGGAATCCTATTAGCAACGTTCGTTGAGCCATCAGTAGCCGACCAAGGGATCGGAAGCAGAATTGTCCGACACCTACATGATATAGCCCGAGACGAAGGACACGAAAACCTACGAACATACGCGTCTTTGAATGCAGTGGAATTCTATCGGAAACTTGGATACACGGAAGTAGAGCGGACTACCGTTGGGGAAGAGGGCGGGCCAGACATTCCGAGTGTTTTGATGAAAGCCCCTCTTTGAAAGGTACCCAACACACACTGAATACCTACCAGACTCCGTCACAAGAACTACACATCGCGCCCACGAATCCGAGGGACGATGCCCTCCAACGACGAGCCCGAAACACTCCGCGCGGACATCGTCCGGCGCTGGAAGGAAGAGCTGTTCTCGGCGGACACCGTGGTCGCGGCGGTCGCCGTCGCGGTGGCGATCCCCGCCGGCCTCGCCGCCGCGGCCGTCGTCGACCCGGCCGCGCTGTATCCGGTCTGGCTGTCGACCGCGTCGGGCCCGAGCCTCGGCTACTGGCGCGGAATCAGGATCGAGGTCCCGATGGACACCGCCGCGAGGGTCGGCCTCGTGATGGCGTCGGTGATCGCCGCCGTCACGAGCGGCGTCGTCGCGCTGACGCTCGCGCTCGGTGGGACCCAGGGCGCG from Halosimplex halophilum includes:
- a CDS encoding aldehyde dehydrogenase family protein, producing the protein MPDSYAIDDDWNALYVDGEWTAAESDETIAVEDPSTREQVATVPAAGEADVEAAYEAAAEAQSEWAEAPPGRRETLVQDALEAMQAHSEGIAELLAAEVGGSQIMGETSLRIAADQMGEAATMPRRMKGELADSNVPGKDNRVERVPRGVVTVISPWNFPLNLSMRAVAPALAAGNAVVLKPSSNAPITGGLLFAKIFEDAGLPDGLLNVVTGSGSDIGDRVAGHPESDMVAFTGSTPVGRQVAATAAENLSAQAMELGGNNAHIVTADADIDRAVDSATFGSFVHQGQVCISINRHVVHEDVYDEYVDALVDRAESLPVGSAHDEDTIVGPIIDESQRDEMLAYVEETVDAGATLETGGETADLEGVDDSLVVRPTVLSGVTNDMAAACNEHFGPIAPVIPFSDIDEAVEIANDTEYGLAGSVHAGDLGTGMDIADRMKTGQVHVNDQPINDEAHVTFSGTRASGMGGYNDGTILEQVTETKWVSLQREPREYPF
- a CDS encoding DUF1684 domain-containing protein, with amino-acid sequence MSETDEWAEQLRANRAEKDEFLAEHPQSPIPPGEREDFDGLDYFEPDPDYRVDATVTVHDQPDPVEMETSDGRTVRYERVVTFAFELDGETRELHGYRQQPEDESIFVPFRDKTTGQATYHGGRYMELEPDRDLEDGDEVTVDFNLAYSPFCAFSDTFSCPYPPEENWLETTVEAGERHE
- a CDS encoding GNAT family N-acetyltransferase is translated as MNFREATTSDTRVMSRIQREALLERAEGRYSPDQLRHMVAAESDREIVPEKRVSSEENRYVIVEDEGNPVGYGGISIGEGILLATFVEPSVADQGIGSRIVRHLHDIARDEGHENLRTYASLNAVEFYRKLGYTEVERTTVGEEGGPDIPSVLMKAPL
- a CDS encoding DUF5779 family protein, which produces MSEIDLDLQTVEEELTDEEEGDDGGGRVVLGVLDGTTPDEEWAEIVEDGGTLVLSIEGDVNELAAGFARDVRELDGDLMQFRGFLVVTPPGVGIDTSRLD
- a CDS encoding VOC family protein is translated as MLSDTLGVHHVSVVAGDPGENRRFYAETLGLRFLLRTVNFEEPFVYHLYYGDERGTPGSVLTFFTYPREEPGRIGKPDITSAALRIPAGSVDYWADRLADRGVAVDRGERFGEPVLTFEDPDGTSLELVGVPEGDAAPTDLDAEADHPWTGGQPDGAIPAEHAVRGVRGVAVRSADPYVTASLLDTFGFEIVAERDDLVRYRLPGGRESTVDLLTDDAAYGKEGRGSIHHVALSVESGEQLREWRELLDERGFDVSRVKERHFFESLYVRDGGGILFELATERPGLGVAEREPDPGSDLVLPPWLEEDRGMIEGQLPPFDGE
- a CDS encoding SDR family NAD(P)-dependent oxidoreductase, translated to MNGIAGKSALVTGAGSGIGRASALRFAEEGANVVVADIDTEGGRETVDLIEDAGGDATFVEVDVSDTESVERMVDTAVETYGGLDFAHNNAGILTDFVETTGINEANWDRIVDINLKGIWSCMKAELPVVEHGDGGAIVNTASEAGLVGMGGLSSYSATKHGVVGLTKSVALEYAERGVRVNAIAPGPTKTNIQSGILGDTGGSGILGRVRSIVQMVKMALWSLRADFDTSAMRDVPMGRIADPEEMAGAVAFLCSADASYITGTTIPVDGGQAAD
- a CDS encoding alpha/beta hydrolase yields the protein MTGPHQDRPLVTAGAPLSVAGAAAVLVHGRGGSADGMVRLADEFYRHGLALVAPAARRNRWYPNSFLAPREANEPELSSALQAVADAVETVREAGVPSERTVVLGISQGACLVAEFAAGNPQRYGGVVLASGGLMGPEVGQYEGSLDGTPVLVGGHEGDPAVPVDRVRETAAVFESLGGDVRIRIEPGDDHGITDAELAAVGDLVEDLLADGGDEPPDP
- a CDS encoding VOC family protein, with product MPADIPGIHHVTAISSDPGRTHRFLTETLGLRLVKRSVNQDDVSVYHLFYGDRSGSPGTSMTYFPYTDAQPGRVGTGQVTTVQFTIPAGSVEYWTDRLDSEGVAHGPPRERFGDTVVTFEDPDGLPMELVARADAPDGDPPDGPVPDQHAVRGFFGVTLSLATASGTGSLLKTMGFQPTRSEKHRQRFRAGGDLGAVVDVLEDPEAPRGEAGAGTVHHVAFQVSDAEQAQWHDALVERGLRPTQIIDRKWFRSIYARTEGGVLFEFATKSPGYTVDESVDELGEHLVLPEWLEDRRAEIEANLPELPSAPREA
- a CDS encoding ribbon-helix-helix domain-containing protein, yielding MTDYTTVSIPKDLADRVEETIEGTSFSSTSDLVRFLLRSIVIQNQQKGELTEAEFSEIADQLEDLGYLD